The DNA segment TAGTGGTCGGTGATAGAGGATTCGAACCTCTGACCCCCTGGTCCCAAACCAGGTGCGCTACCAAGCTGCGCTAATCACCGAACATACTTATTAGAATATATCATTCTTAACAAGTGTGCGCATTATAGATAGTGTGTGTAAGTCTGCAAGTCTTTTTAACTAAAAAACTAAAATTTTATCGTTTTCAATTAAATCGGAATAAAAATAAACAGCGCCAGTGTAAAAAACAGCCAAGGTAAGTTACTGCACTGCCGAAACTATATGCATCTATGCGGGCTAAATCCAATAGCAATGGGGCGACTGACGGGATTTGAACCCGCGACAACCGGAATCACAATCCGGGGCTCTACCAACTGAGCTACAACCGCCATTTATCATTCATTACACAACAACTATAATGGTGCACCTTGCAGGAGTCGAACCTGCGACCTTCGCCTCCGGAGGGCGACGCTCTATCCAACTGAGCTAAAGATGCATGCCCAATATCTTACGTCCAACCATCAACCTCGTCTAGGCAAATCCGTTTATTCCAAGGGAAAATGTCGGATAATCACCTTGCCTGTATCTTTTATAACCAAGTAAAATACAACAAACACTGTTACAACTATTTAACCTAAGGCTAGGTAAGGATATAATGCCTGACAGCAGTAGGGATTTATTATAACAAAAGTCACCCACAGACTGACAATCCATTAATTAGGGAGCTAAAAAGAGCATGTATAAATTACGAAATATTCTAATCACTTTAACAGCATCATTGCTATTTACATTCACCGTAAACGCTGGCCACAACTCTCCTGAAGCAGTTGCAGAACGCATCGCACCAGTAGGTCAAGTATACCTACCTGGTGAACTGGCTCCAGTTGTTGCTAAAAGCACAGCACCAGCAGCACCACGTACTGGTGAGCAAGTTTATACAGCTACATGTAACATGTGTCACGGTAGTGGCCTTGCTGGCGCACCAATTAAAGGTAATGCCGAGCAGTGGGCGCCGCGCATTGCTAAAGGTAAAGACACCTTGTATCGCCACGCGATCGAAGGCTTCAATGGCGCAATGCCAGCACGTGGTACCTGTGCGATCTGTTCAGATGATGAATTACAAGCCGCTGTTGATTATATGATCCAAGGCCTATAACACCATGACTCAATAACGTTATAACAAAAAAATTCAACGCCAATCCGTTATAACAACACGCACTTTCGATAAAGCCACTAATTTATTTAGTGGCTTTTTTTGACCCACAGCTATCCACTGCTAGACTTTATTACTATAAAACTTAGTTTTTAAGTGATTAAAGACCATTAGGATACCGACTGTGAACAAGGATCGTCTCCCAAACCAACAACCCGAAAATAACACCGAGCTAATTAGTTTAGCCTTATCTCATTCTTTGCGAACGCAACGAGCCTTATTTTTAATCCAGCTAAAATCGGCCTTACAAGAGTTGCAGCAGACCCAACGCAGCTTCGTACTTTTGCTGATCAAGGTGGATAATATCACCGAGGTTGAACAAAGCTTTGGCAGTGAACTCAGCCATAAGTTAATTACGATCATCCAAACTCATTTACAATCATTAACGTCAAGTAATGATTGCTTAGTTAACTTACAAGGTGACGAGTTTGCCTTATTAAAAACAGATATCACCGATGCCGATAGCGCCATAGAACTGGCCAAAGAAATTCAGTCACAGTTTCGGTTTAGTTTTCAAGTGAACAATTATAAAATTCTCTGCAGTAGTAGTATCGGTATTAGCTTACAACAAGCACCGCATTCTGTTAGCCAGGTATTGAAAGATGCCGATATCGCCCTAACAAATGCACGACACCAAGGCTTTGGTCAATATCACCTTTCCACCGCATTACCAACGCCAATGAAAAACACCCTGGGCATACTGCAACAAGAGAAGCTCACACGCGCTATTATTAACCACGATATATTGCCTTACTACCAACCCATTATTCAACTAAACAACAATCAACTGATCGGCTTTGAAGTGATAGCTCATTGGCATGAGAAAGAGCAGTGCGGTGATAATAATTTTATCTCATTAGCAGAGAACACCGATATTATCATCGCGCTCGATTTACATATTATTAATAAAGCCTGCTTACAGCTCAAAAAGTGGCATAACTCCCACAGAGACAATCAACAAATCATATTAACCATGAACTTATCAGCCAAGCACCTTATTCTTAATGGTGCGGTTGAACATTTAATTTTTATTATTCAACAACAACAGATACCCCCGCATAGCCTGGTATTTGAATTTAGGGAACAGGAATTCATGCTGCACAATAAATTTGCCATTTGCTCGTTAGAAAAATTGCGGCAAATTGGGGTGAAAGTGGGGCTAGATGATTTTGGTACCGGTTTTAGTTCGTTAAACGCTTTTTTTCAATATCCAATTGATTTTGTCAAAATAGACAGCCGTTTTACCAATCGTATGCTGATGTCCAAAAAAGACTTGTCATTAATTCGGGTAATTAGAGATATTAGCCACGATATGGGTTTTAAGGTGATTGTAGAAGGTATTGAGACCCAGCAGCAGCACGCTAAGTTAGTGGAGTTAGGCTGCGAGTTTGGCCAAGGCAGTTATATCGCAGAACCAATGGATTACAGGCACGTTAATCGCTTATTAGATCTCTAATAAGCGATTAAATCGATACGCCGAAGCCTGTGTGAGGTGGCTATTTATTAAATAACGCTCTTAGATTCGCCACGCCTCGTTTACCTTTTGCTTGTTTTTCTACTGCCGAATCCGGTTTTTTACGTAAGTCCCATTCGAGATCATCTTGCGGTAACTCGAACAAGAAACGGCTTGGTTCCGGCTTCACCACTTCACCAAACTGACGACGTTCTTTACAGAGCATCATGAATAAGACTTTTTGCGCACGAGTGATACCCACGTAGGCCAAACGGCGTTCCTCTTCGACATTCGGATCATCATCAATCGAGCTTTGATGCGGTAATATGCCCTCTTCCATACCTACCATGAATACGTACGGAAATTCCAGCCCTTTAGAAGCATGGAAAGTCATTAACTGCACTTGATCAGAATCGTCGTCTTCTTCGTTACGTTCAAGCATATCCCGTAAGGTTAAGCGGGTAACAACCTGCGCTAACGTCATCTCTTCATCGAGATCATCGCCCTTGAGCATTTCAGTCACCCAGCGATACAGCTCTGAAACATTCTTCATGCGCATTTCTGCGGCTTTAGCACTGGTACTGGTTTCGTATAACCAATCTTCGTAATGAATATCACGCACCATATCACGTACCGCATCAATGCTATCGCAACGCTGTTCCTGATCGGCTAATGCCACTAACCAACGGGTAAAACCACGCACCGCAAGTAAACCACGTCCCGTCAGGGTTTGCTCTAAGCCCATTTCAAAACTAGCAGCAAACAAGCTAATATTACGCATGTTGGCGTAATTACCTAATTTTTCTAATGTTGTCGGGCCAATTTCACGGCGCGGTACGTTTACCACACGTAAAAACGCATTATCATCATCCGGGTTCACGAGTAATCGCAGGTAAGCCATCATATCTTTTATTTCGGCACGCGAGAAGAATGATGTTCCACCACTGATCTTATACGGAATACGGTTAGTCATTAGCGTTTTTTCAAATAACCGCGACTGATGATTACCACGGTATAAGATCGCATAATCTTTATAGTCACTGCGCGCCATAAACTTGTGTGCTAGTAGTTCTGATACTACTTTTTCAGCTTCATGCTCTTCATTTTTAGTGGTGAACACTTTAATCGGCTCGCCATAACCAAGCTCGCTGAATAAGCGTTTATTAAATTCATGGGGATTATTATCAATTAAGATATTTGCCGCTTTCAAGATTCGTTGGGTCGAACGGTAGTTTTGCTCAAGCTTCACCACTTTCAAACCCGGAAAATCTTTTTGCAATAATGTCAGATTTTCAGGTCGGGCACCACGCCATGAATAAATTGACTGATCATCATCACCGACCACAGTAAACTTTGCACTTTGACCGACAATTAACTTCACCAATTCATATTGGCTGGTATTGGTATCTTGGTATTCATCCACTAATAAATAGCGGATCTTGTTTTGCCAGCGTTCGCGTACTTCTTCATTTAAGCGTAACAACAGTGTTGGCATCATGATGAGATCATCAAAGTCCAAGGCATTATACGCTTTCATGTGGCGGATATAGTCGTCATAACACTGGGCAAATAATTTGTCTTGTGGCATCTGCGCACGCGCAATCGCTTGTGGCGGCAATACCAACTCATTTTTCCAACTAGAAATGGCGCTACGCAATTGGTCGATAAGCTCTTTATCTTCTTCTAGCGTATCTTGGGTGAGTTCTTTTAATAATGCGGTCTGGTCTTGATCATCAAACAGCGTAAATGCTTGTTTAATTCCTAAGTGTTTATATTCTTTACGAATAATATTTAAACCTAAGGTATGAAACGTCGATACCATTAAGCCTTTTGCTTCTTTCTTACCTAATGTCTTAGCAATACGTTCTTTCATTTCGCGCGCTGCTTTATTGGTAAAGGTTAGCGCCGCAATATTACAGGCCTTGTAACTGCAGTTTTGTACCAGGTGGGCAATTTTGGTGGTAATAACACGGGTTTTACCACTGCCAGCACCAGCGAGTACCAAACACGGACCAGAAATATATTTTACAGCTTCATCCTGACGGGGATTCAATTTCATAAGGGCAACACCAGACTAAAACATGAGGAAAAGAGGTAGAAATTAGATTGTAGCAAATTTAACATAAAAAAAATGCCAGTTATAAATAACTGGCATTTTCTATACATCGAATGCGCAATCAAGAATTACTTGATTTTGCCTTCTTTGTACATAACGTGCTTGCGAACTACAGGATCAAACTTCTTGATCTCCATTTTCTCAGGCATGTTTCTTTTATTCTTAGTAGTGGTATAGAAGTGACCAGTACCAGCAGATGAATTCAAACGAATTTTATCGCGCATAATAGAGCTCCTTAAACCTTCTCACCACGGGCACGCATTTCAGCAAGAACTGAATCGATACCCTTTTTATCAATAATACGCATACCTTTACAAGTAAGACGTAACTTTACAAAGCGGTTTTCGCTCTCAACCCAGAAACGATGTGTATGTAGGTTTGGCAAAAAACGGCGACGTGTGCGGTTTTTTGCGTGAGAAACGTTGTTACCAACAGCTGGTTTTTTACCAGTAACTTGGCATACTTTTGACATAGTGTGCTCCAATAACTTCAAATATAAGTGTCTACATAGTCGCATTTGAAGCTACTAGGTATACTTTTAATGCTCGGTTTATACAGTAAACCCAGACACAAATCAATAATAGTGCAAAATATCACCATCTTTAACCTCACATAAATAGCGCTAAAAACAAGCACGCCTGATTACTTTATGACCACTCATGCCATGAAACAGTTTAAAACACAAAAAAAAGCCAAAAACCAGCAATAAAAATTAAATCATAATAATTGCAAAAACTATTTCAACGCGCCTAAATGGACAAATGCGCAAGGCGTTCTTTCAGGTTATAATCCCCCACTCCTTGATAGTGAGTTTACACCATGCTTAACGATATAGAATTAACCGACCTTAGACAACAATTCCCCGTATTATCGCAACAAGTCAATGATCACCCATTAATTTACTTAGATAATGCCGCGACAAGCCAAAAACCCTTGTGTGTTCTCGAAGCGATTAATACCTATTATCGTGACATAAACGCTAATGTCCACCGCGCGTCACATGCACTCAGCGCGCAGGCCACATCTGCCTATGAAAATGCCCGCGATATCTGCGCGCAATTTATTAATGCCAATAGCAGTAAAGAGATCATTTGGACGCGTGGCACCACCGAAGCGATTAACTTAATCGCCAATTGCTTAACCACCAGTATCCAAGCAGGCGATGAGATCATCATTTCCACCTTAGAGCATCACGCCAATATCGTGCCTTGGCAAATGCTCGCACAACGTACAGGCGCCATCCTCAAGGTTATTCCGCTGTTACCGTCAACCGACATAGATATACAGGCCTATAAGCAATTACTCAGCGATAAAACCAAGTTAGTGGCGGTTAGCCATGTCTCTAATGCCATCGGCACCGTGAATCCAATTGAAGAGATAATTACGTTAGCCAAGCAAACGGGTGCGAAGGTATTAATCGACGGCGCCCAAGCTATTGCGCATTGGCAGGTTGACGTGCAAGCCCTCGGTTGTGATTTTTATGTGTTCTCTGGGCATAAAATGTATGGTCCTACCGGTATCGGCGTACTCTGGGGTAAAGAAGAAGCGCTTAATCAACTGCCGCCTTGGCAAGGCGGTGGCGAAATGATTAAAACTGTAAGCTTTGCACAAACCACTTATAACGAGCTACCGTTTAAATTTGAAGCCGGTACCCCCAACATTGCTGGTGCGATCAGTCTGGCCCGCGCCATGACGTTTCTAACCAGTTACGACCGACAAGTGTTGGCTGCTCACGAAGCCGAATTACTGGCCTACACCACGGCGCAACTCGAAAATATGCCGCGCATTAAGATCATAGGCGCGCCGCACCATCGTGCTGGCGGTGTCAGCTTTATTATGGATGATGCGCATAATAGTGATGTGGGGATGCTGTTGGACTTACAAGGCATTGCGGTTCGCACGGGTCATCACTGTGCACAACCTCTGATGCAGAGCCTTAATTTATCCGGCACCATCCGGGTGTCGTTGGCTATTTATAATACCAAAGCAGAAATAGACTTCTTTATTAAAGCATTGAATGAACTACAAGATTTACTCTAATCTGTTACCGTATCTAGAGCACCGTTATTGTAATGAATAACAGATTAACTTTATCCTGCCAGGCTGCAAGTCTGGTTAGCAATACAGGAATGATCATGACCGATTTCTCGTCGAGCCCATTTGGCAACGAAATTACCAGTACCGATGTAATAACGTTATTAACCGCACAAGCTGGCTGGCAAAATAAATACCGCCAATTAATTTTGCTCGGTAAAAAGATCCCAGCGTTAACGGATGACTATAAAGTAGCAGAAAATCAAATTAAAGGCTGTGAAAGTCAGGCGTGGATAGTATTTAGTTGCGATAATGACGGACGTTTATGGTTTGGGCTAGATTCAGATGCGCGTATTGTAAAAGGGTTAATGGCGACGCTATTAGCAGCAGTGAATGGCAAAACGCGCGTTGAAATCGCAGCATTTGATATTGATTGCTATTTCACTCAGCTTGGTTTTATGCAACAGCTAAGCCCTTCTCGTGGCAATGGCTTAAAAGCCGTGATAGCGGCAATACAAGCGGCTTAATCGGCCGACATCAAGTGGTGAATCAATGTTCCCCACTTGATCAAGTCACGCTATATTAATCAAACCTTAATCAAAAAAAACTAGCTAAGCATTACTTCTGCAAGTTTTTAACGATCAAAGCCGTGCCCATACCACCACCTATACACAGTGATGCTAAGCCATAGTCGACACCACGTTTTTGCATTTCGTGTAATAATGTTACCGTAATACGACCACCAGATGCACCCAACGGATGACCTAATGCGATAGCGCCACCGTTGACATTAGTCTTATCGGCAAACCAATCCATATCCACATTGTGTGCTTGAGTCAGATTCGTCATTACCCCTAACGCTTGCGCAGCAAAGGCTTCATTGAGCTCTAACAACTCCATCTGCTCTAATGACATGTCAGCACGTTTAAGCGCTTGTTCAATCGCAGGAACAGGACCTAGTCCCATCACCTGCGGATCGACACCACCTTGACCATAAGCAATTAATTCGGCCATCGGTTCTAAACCATATTTTTCCACGGCTGCTGCTGACGCTAAGATGATCGCCGCAGCACCATCATTGATACCCGATGCATTTGCCGCGGTTACTGAACCGTCCGCTTTAAATGCCGGACGCAGCTTCGCTAAATCTGCAACACTGGCATTATCTTTTGGATATTCATCCGTGGCGAAACTTTGTGTTTGGCGACGTACTTTGACTTCAACCGGTACTATCTCGTCAACAAAACGGCCTGCCGCAATGGCAGCAACCGCTTTGTGTTGGCTACCAACGGCAAAGGTATCTTGTTGCTCACGGGTTAAACCAAACTGCTCAACGATATTTTCTGCCGTCATGCCCATGTGGTAATTATTAAATACGTCGGTCAAACCATCATTAATCATGGCATCAACCATGGTCATGTTACCCATTTTTGAACCAAAGCGCGTTTTAGCGGGCATCAAATAAGGAATATTAGACATACTTTCCATGCCTGCAGCCACTACGATATCGGCATCTCCGGCTTTAATATGCGCCGCACCGTCCATAATCGTTTTCATGCCACTGCCACAGATCATATTTAACGTATAAGCAGGTACACTCGCAGGAATACCCGCTTGCATCGCCGCTTGACGACCTGGCCCCATGCCTTGTCCTGCACTAATCACATTACCAACAATCACTTCATCAACGTGCTCTGGATTAACCTTGGCGGCTGCCAATGCGCCTTTGATCGCCGTAGCACCTAACGTAGCGGCGTCAACACCCGCTAAGCTACCGCCGAAACTACCCAGCGCTGTACGTTTTGCTGCAACGATAAATACTTTACTCATACCTTGTATCCTTACTTGATGTGATCAGTTTAGTTTTTCAAACATATGTTTGAATTGTATCACAAGTGATTAACATAACCGAATTTAACCCGAGCAAAGCTAAGCGATAGGGAAAAGCCACGAGCGCGATATTAAATACCTTATTCAGATCGATAACGCGCTTCTCTTTCGGCTAATTTTTTCAATACCCGCGAAGCTGCAATTAAACCAAAGCTAGCCGTCACTGCGGTTGAAGAACCGAAGCCACTTGAACAATCCATGCCCGTGGCGCCGTCAAGAAAGTGCTTGGTCGAACATACTTCGCCATCCGTACCTGGGTAAATTAATTGCTCGGTTGAAAATACACATTCAATACCAAATCGACTGGTTGGGTTCTTACTGAAATTATGCAAACGGCGCAGATCAGAGCGTACTTTCGCTGCTAAAGGATCTTGATGTGTTCGAGATAAATCCAGTACTTGGATTTGGGTTGGATCGATTTGACCACCCGCAGCGCCAATCGTAATGCATTTGATTTTTTGTCGATTACAGTACGCTAACAGTGCCGTTTTTGAACGTACGCTATCAATCGCATCAATCACATAATCGAAATCTTTACTTATGTGCATGCCAACATCATCAACCGTGATAAAGTCATCGATTGGGGTCACGACACATTCTGGATTAATGGCACGAATACGCGCCGCCATTACATCAATTTTTTGCTGACCTATGGTGTCTTTTAAGGCATGAATTTGACGGTTGGTATTAGTCACACAAATATCATCCATGTCGATCAGGGTGATCTTGCCGATGCCTGAACGTGCTAATGTTTCAGCGGCCCAAGAACCCACACCACCAATACCAATCACACACACATGTGCTTGACTAAAAAATTGCAGTGCTTTAACGCCATATAAACGTGCAATACCACCAAAACGATTGTCATATTCAGCTGACATACCCTACCCAAAATCAAGCAAAAAACGCATTATACTGATTCAATCCGATAACACAAAGTTTGCAGTCAATAACACTTTCACCAGAAACATATTATCCAGCGCTAGACTAGACAGATTTTTCAAATTTGTGCATTTAAAATGAGGTTTTAATTTAACGGATTTACGCTATGTTTAATCTACTGACTTCGACTCTGGCTTCACAAACACGCTTATGGGCTGGCACCAAAGCAGCAAAAACCACGATTAATGAGCAAGATCCGTTAATCATGTATGACAACGAAGCCGACCCACTGTGTCGCTTAGTACGTGAAGCGATTTCAGAGTTGAATCTGGATGTACTTATTATTCCTTGCCCCAAAGGCGGCGAGCGCCACATCCAACAGCTGCAAGACATGTATAGCACAGATAAAATTCCGTTCCTAATCGATAAAAATACCCAGACCATCTTAAATTCAGCGTCAGAGATCATCGACTATTTATACAAACATTACGCCAATAGCAGTGCGCCGATCCGGTTACGCGCTAATATTTTTAATTATGCCACTTCCACCAGTGCCTCACTGATCCGTTGGAACGCTGGTAAAACCAAAAAACCAGCACTAGAGCCAACCGACCCACTGGTATTATACAGTTTTGAAAGTAGCCCTTATTCACGTCCAGTGCGTGAGACGTTATGTGAATTAGAACTGCCATATTTACTGATCAATTTAGGTAAGCAACAATTTGGTGAACTTGGCCCGGCTATCCATCGCCTAAGTCTAGGTGAATACACGCCGTTACCAGAAACTAAACGCAGTGCATTTTTTGCTGAACATGGCACAGTACAAGTGCCGTTCTTGAAAGATCCGAACACCGATGTGGATATGTTTGAATCAAAAGCGATAGTGAAGTATTTAATTACGACGTATGCGCTTTAGGTTCATCTCCG comes from the Moritella yayanosii genome and includes:
- a CDS encoding c-type cytochrome, coding for MYKLRNILITLTASLLFTFTVNAGHNSPEAVAERIAPVGQVYLPGELAPVVAKSTAPAAPRTGEQVYTATCNMCHGSGLAGAPIKGNAEQWAPRIAKGKDTLYRHAIEGFNGAMPARGTCAICSDDELQAAVDYMIQGL
- a CDS encoding bifunctional diguanylate cyclase/phosphodiesterase, encoding MNKDRLPNQQPENNTELISLALSHSLRTQRALFLIQLKSALQELQQTQRSFVLLLIKVDNITEVEQSFGSELSHKLITIIQTHLQSLTSSNDCLVNLQGDEFALLKTDITDADSAIELAKEIQSQFRFSFQVNNYKILCSSSIGISLQQAPHSVSQVLKDADIALTNARHQGFGQYHLSTALPTPMKNTLGILQQEKLTRAIINHDILPYYQPIIQLNNNQLIGFEVIAHWHEKEQCGDNNFISLAENTDIIIALDLHIINKACLQLKKWHNSHRDNQQIILTMNLSAKHLILNGAVEHLIFIIQQQQIPPHSLVFEFREQEFMLHNKFAICSLEKLRQIGVKVGLDDFGTGFSSLNAFFQYPIDFVKIDSRFTNRMLMSKKDLSLIRVIRDISHDMGFKVIVEGIETQQQHAKLVELGCEFGQGSYIAEPMDYRHVNRLLDL
- the rep gene encoding DNA helicase Rep, yielding MKLNPRQDEAVKYISGPCLVLAGAGSGKTRVITTKIAHLVQNCSYKACNIAALTFTNKAAREMKERIAKTLGKKEAKGLMVSTFHTLGLNIIRKEYKHLGIKQAFTLFDDQDQTALLKELTQDTLEEDKELIDQLRSAISSWKNELVLPPQAIARAQMPQDKLFAQCYDDYIRHMKAYNALDFDDLIMMPTLLLRLNEEVRERWQNKIRYLLVDEYQDTNTSQYELVKLIVGQSAKFTVVGDDDQSIYSWRGARPENLTLLQKDFPGLKVVKLEQNYRSTQRILKAANILIDNNPHEFNKRLFSELGYGEPIKVFTTKNEEHEAEKVVSELLAHKFMARSDYKDYAILYRGNHQSRLFEKTLMTNRIPYKISGGTSFFSRAEIKDMMAYLRLLVNPDDDNAFLRVVNVPRREIGPTTLEKLGNYANMRNISLFAASFEMGLEQTLTGRGLLAVRGFTRWLVALADQEQRCDSIDAVRDMVRDIHYEDWLYETSTSAKAAEMRMKNVSELYRWVTEMLKGDDLDEEMTLAQVVTRLTLRDMLERNEEDDDSDQVQLMTFHASKGLEFPYVFMVGMEEGILPHQSSIDDDPNVEEERRLAYVGITRAQKVLFMMLCKERRQFGEVVKPEPSRFLFELPQDDLEWDLRKKPDSAVEKQAKGKRGVANLRALFNK
- the rpmG gene encoding 50S ribosomal protein L33: MRDKIRLNSSAGTGHFYTTTKNKRNMPEKMEIKKFDPVVRKHVMYKEGKIK
- the rpmB gene encoding 50S ribosomal protein L28; protein product: MSKVCQVTGKKPAVGNNVSHAKNRTRRRFLPNLHTHRFWVESENRFVKLRLTCKGMRIIDKKGIDSVLAEMRARGEKV
- a CDS encoding cysteine desulfurase is translated as MLNDIELTDLRQQFPVLSQQVNDHPLIYLDNAATSQKPLCVLEAINTYYRDINANVHRASHALSAQATSAYENARDICAQFINANSSKEIIWTRGTTEAINLIANCLTTSIQAGDEIIISTLEHHANIVPWQMLAQRTGAILKVIPLLPSTDIDIQAYKQLLSDKTKLVAVSHVSNAIGTVNPIEEIITLAKQTGAKVLIDGAQAIAHWQVDVQALGCDFYVFSGHKMYGPTGIGVLWGKEEALNQLPPWQGGGEMIKTVSFAQTTYNELPFKFEAGTPNIAGAISLARAMTFLTSYDRQVLAAHEAELLAYTTAQLENMPRIKIIGAPHHRAGGVSFIMDDAHNSDVGMLLDLQGIAVRTGHHCAQPLMQSLNLSGTIRVSLAIYNTKAEIDFFIKALNELQDLL
- the csdE gene encoding cysteine desulfurase sulfur acceptor subunit CsdE; the protein is MTDFSSSPFGNEITSTDVITLLTAQAGWQNKYRQLILLGKKIPALTDDYKVAENQIKGCESQAWIVFSCDNDGRLWFGLDSDARIVKGLMATLLAAVNGKTRVEIAAFDIDCYFTQLGFMQQLSPSRGNGLKAVIAAIQAA
- a CDS encoding acetyl-CoA C-acetyltransferase, with protein sequence MSKVFIVAAKRTALGSFGGSLAGVDAATLGATAIKGALAAAKVNPEHVDEVIVGNVISAGQGMGPGRQAAMQAGIPASVPAYTLNMICGSGMKTIMDGAAHIKAGDADIVVAAGMESMSNIPYLMPAKTRFGSKMGNMTMVDAMINDGLTDVFNNYHMGMTAENIVEQFGLTREQQDTFAVGSQHKAVAAIAAGRFVDEIVPVEVKVRRQTQSFATDEYPKDNASVADLAKLRPAFKADGSVTAANASGINDGAAAIILASAAAVEKYGLEPMAELIAYGQGGVDPQVMGLGPVPAIEQALKRADMSLEQMELLELNEAFAAQALGVMTNLTQAHNVDMDWFADKTNVNGGAIALGHPLGASGGRITVTLLHEMQKRGVDYGLASLCIGGGMGTALIVKNLQK
- the tcdA gene encoding tRNA cyclic N6-threonylcarbamoyladenosine(37) synthase TcdA; translation: MSAEYDNRFGGIARLYGVKALQFFSQAHVCVIGIGGVGSWAAETLARSGIGKITLIDMDDICVTNTNRQIHALKDTIGQQKIDVMAARIRAINPECVVTPIDDFITVDDVGMHISKDFDYVIDAIDSVRSKTALLAYCNRQKIKCITIGAAGGQIDPTQIQVLDLSRTHQDPLAAKVRSDLRRLHNFSKNPTSRFGIECVFSTEQLIYPGTDGEVCSTKHFLDGATGMDCSSGFGSSTAVTASFGLIAASRVLKKLAEREARYRSE
- a CDS encoding glutathione S-transferase N-terminal domain-containing protein, with product MFNLLTSTLASQTRLWAGTKAAKTTINEQDPLIMYDNEADPLCRLVREAISELNLDVLIIPCPKGGERHIQQLQDMYSTDKIPFLIDKNTQTILNSASEIIDYLYKHYANSSAPIRLRANIFNYATSTSASLIRWNAGKTKKPALEPTDPLVLYSFESSPYSRPVRETLCELELPYLLINLGKQQFGELGPAIHRLSLGEYTPLPETKRSAFFAEHGTVQVPFLKDPNTDVDMFESKAIVKYLITTYAL